The Nitrospinota bacterium genome window below encodes:
- the bshB1 gene encoding bacillithiol biosynthesis deacetylase BshB1 translates to MVDILAVGTHPDDIELGAGAAVAALIRQGKNVAALDLTSGEPTPHGTPELRRAETARANEILGLTQRLNLGLPNRWLRDTEEGRVAIAGVYRQLKPKVLLLPYWEDAHPDHVAASEMAQAARFVAKYTKTEMKGEPYYVPRVFFYFCIHLKKLITPSFVFDVSDTLEIKLRAVSAYHSQFYAGGQERGDEVIARLRAQAGYFGGLIHAHYGEPFYAREELGVRSFDPFVL, encoded by the coding sequence ATGGTCGATATCCTTGCCGTCGGAACTCATCCCGACGATATAGAACTGGGGGCGGGCGCCGCGGTGGCGGCGCTGATCCGCCAGGGGAAAAATGTGGCGGCGCTCGACCTCACCAGCGGCGAGCCGACACCGCACGGCACGCCGGAACTGCGGCGCGCGGAGACCGCGCGGGCCAACGAAATACTCGGCCTCACGCAGCGGCTCAATTTGGGCCTGCCCAACCGCTGGCTGCGCGATACCGAAGAGGGGCGGGTCGCCATCGCCGGGGTTTACCGCCAACTGAAACCGAAGGTGCTGTTGCTGCCGTACTGGGAAGACGCCCACCCCGATCACGTGGCGGCTTCGGAGATGGCGCAGGCCGCCCGCTTCGTCGCCAAATACACAAAAACGGAAATGAAGGGGGAGCCGTACTACGTTCCCCGCGTGTTCTTCTATTTCTGCATCCACCTCAAAAAGCTGATAACGCCGTCGTTCGTATTCGATGTGTCCGATACGCTGGAGATCAAGCTGCGGGCGGTGTCGGCATACCACTCGCAGTTCTACGCTGGGGGGCAGGAGCGGGGGGACGAGGTGATCGCCCGGCTCCGGGCGCAGGCCGGATACTTTGGCGGGCTTATCCACGCACACTATGGCGAACCATTTTACGCGCGGGAAGAGCTGGGGGTCCGCTCGTTCGACCCCTTTGTATTATGA
- a CDS encoding glycosyltransferase family 2 protein: MPRRLVAVPVYNEEPYVVRVMERIRAFHGGDILAIDDGSPDRSGEILRTVPGIAIISHPANRGYGASLIGAFNHAIVNGYDQLVTIDCDEQHEPRHIPDMFHRLDRRGVDIVSCSRYLQSSAADDPPPKDRFAINRRVTEIINGITGYGLTDSFCGMKGYRVAALAPLRLTENGYAFPLQFWVQAFHFGLTVEEFPIARIYKNLNRTFGGELDDPQRRYNYYLDVMRKELTRWSISLPSELIPTI; the protein is encoded by the coding sequence ATGCCCCGAAGGCTCGTGGCGGTTCCCGTGTACAATGAAGAGCCGTATGTCGTGCGCGTGATGGAACGCATCCGCGCGTTCCACGGCGGCGATATACTGGCCATCGACGACGGGTCCCCCGACCGTTCCGGCGAAATCCTCCGGACGGTCCCCGGCATTGCCATCATCAGCCACCCGGCCAACCGGGGGTATGGCGCGTCGCTCATCGGCGCGTTTAACCACGCCATCGTCAACGGGTACGATCAGCTCGTTACCATCGATTGCGACGAACAGCACGAACCCCGGCATATCCCGGATATGTTCCACCGCCTTGACAGGCGCGGCGTGGATATCGTTTCCTGCTCGCGCTATCTCCAATCCAGCGCCGCGGACGATCCGCCGCCGAAGGATCGTTTCGCCATCAACCGGCGGGTCACGGAAATTATCAACGGCATCACTGGCTACGGCCTCACCGACAGCTTTTGCGGCATGAAGGGGTACCGCGTGGCCGCGTTGGCGCCGTTGCGGCTGACCGAAAACGGTTACGCCTTTCCTTTGCAATTTTGGGTGCAGGCCTTTCATTTCGGCTTGACCGTGGAGGAATTCCCGATTGCGCGGATTTATAAAAACCTTAACCGGACGTTCGGCGGCGAGTTGGACGATCCCCAAAGACGGTATAATTACTATCTGGACGTGATGCGGAAGGAGCTTACCCGATGGTCGATATCCTTGCCGTCGGAACTCATCCCGACGATATAG
- a CDS encoding response regulator, which yields MQEQNPKHTILVIDDEENIRNVLETVFTGKGYGVVKTANGFEAIKAVEGGGVDLAVIDIKMPGMDGMELLSRIKDHSAEFPVVIMTGFADVETAAKALKAGASDFLAKPFGAQEVYHSVSRLLELRKVREENRKILPFFKFTMDAEIPTRTDYVNGVIHYITEHLKEIELCDSSQLSNLVIALYEAIVNGMRHGNGNDPGKKVRVRAEIGYNEARFTVTDQGEGFAIDDIANPTAPKNLYKSSGRGIYLMRHFMDEVSYNDQGNEVTLVKRRKGGAPPAPGNA from the coding sequence GTGCAGGAACAAAACCCGAAACACACAATCCTTGTCATCGATGACGAGGAGAACATCCGCAACGTGCTGGAAACGGTTTTCACCGGCAAGGGGTATGGCGTCGTCAAGACCGCCAACGGCTTCGAGGCGATCAAGGCCGTGGAGGGCGGGGGCGTCGACCTCGCCGTCATCGACATCAAGATGCCGGGGATGGATGGCATGGAACTGCTCTCCCGCATCAAGGATCATTCCGCCGAATTTCCGGTCGTTATCATGACCGGTTTCGCCGATGTGGAAACCGCCGCCAAGGCGCTTAAGGCGGGAGCTTCCGATTTCCTCGCCAAGCCGTTCGGCGCGCAGGAGGTATATCATTCCGTCTCGCGCCTGCTGGAACTGCGCAAGGTGCGGGAGGAAAACCGCAAAATCCTCCCTTTCTTCAAATTTACCATGGACGCGGAGATTCCGACGCGGACCGATTACGTCAACGGAGTCATCCACTACATCACCGAACATCTCAAGGAAATTGAGCTGTGCGACTCCTCGCAGCTGTCCAACCTGGTCATCGCCCTGTACGAGGCGATCGTGAACGGCATGCGGCACGGCAACGGCAACGACCCCGGAAAAAAAGTGCGGGTGCGGGCGGAAATCGGCTACAACGAGGCGCGTTTTACCGTCACCGACCAGGGTGAGGGATTCGCTATCGACGACATAGCCAATCCGACCGCCCCCAAGAACCTCTACAAGAGCAGCGGCCGCGGTATTTACCTCATGCGGCATTTCATGGACGAGGTTTCATACAACGATCAAGGGAACGAAGTGACGCTGGTTAAGCGAAGGAAGGGCGGGGCGCCGCCGGCGCCGGGAAACGCCTGA